The Silurus meridionalis isolate SWU-2019-XX chromosome 6, ASM1480568v1, whole genome shotgun sequence genome contains the following window.
TTGTAAGAAAACGTTCTTGGGTTGTaagaaaaaagggggaaaatttcctatttccttattatttttttttttacaagtgttTGAAGGACTATTTGTTTGcgacatttaaaaaagtattaattataaataagcaAACGGCTATGTCCCCAGCCTCGTTATGCTTGAGCAAAACCATCCGGTTAGATTTTGTGTGtctgttatatataaaaagcaagACCTTCACATGTTTAGCCATAATCATTATGATTGGAAAAGAGCAAAACATCACACCCAATATATGGTGAGTTATGCATTTTGAAGCATTTATGTATCTCACCTGTGAAGTTCCTCAATCTCCATGATTTGCTGCATCATGGCATCTCCCATCTCTCTGCGGATCTGAATCTCCTGCAGCAGATTTTTCTTCCTCTCAGTCATCAGCTTCGCCCGAAGACTTTCCACTAAGTTTAATAGCTCCTACACAGTCATTTAATTGAACAAGCCTTagtttctatttattataaatgagttTCGTGTTTGCTATCAGTATATTGCATTAAAGCTGGCGTTACATTGTAACAAATGTTACCTCCTGGGGTAATATTGACATATCTGCCTCTTCGTCACCGTCCAACAGCTCCTCCTCTGACAAGTAGTCATCCACTGCCTGGCTATCAATCACCCCATTGTTTAGCAAAGGCTTTCCATCCCGACCAAGCAAGCGTGGTGCTAGACACTCAAGAGACCGAGGTTGGATCACCTGGACCACCTGTCAGGCAAAAGGTTATATTAACTGTTCTGGTAAGCCATTTCCATAGAATGTGTCCATCCAACCTTTATCTAaagagttatttatttttttctagcaTATAGGTCACTATAGAAGTACCTCTTTGGCAACAGCAGAGAATTTCATGACATGCAGAGTCTCATCATAAGTTGAAGCACACTGATTAATGTTCACAATCATGGAGGCTCTACCACGACCACAAAACACTCCCTGGAAAAGGCGGGTCAGTTTGCTTTCACGAAAAGGAATGTAGCTGTTCTTCGCCCTAGAAAAGGTGGAGGTTAATCCAGTAGCGTGACACCAGAATAATATGACCCAGTTTCATAGTACTGgatacatcattacacacactaaaaaaataaaataaaataaaaaccctcCTTGTATTAGTTCAGGCAAAACATGCATATATAGAATAAACACTTTTATAGATTACAATTATTCTTTCAAATGAAACTCCAATTTTAGTGCATTATCCTCACTCACACATTTGATGCCTACTCGTTTACAAGATAATTGGTAGAGCAAGAAAAGTCAACATACATTCCAGACTAATCAAAGACCAGGTTCTCAAAACACTTCTATAATTTTTGAAGAGCATGTGCTCATGTCCTCAAAAGACTGAAACATCATCCTGAAATTTAATCAAAGTGGTCAATACAAAGCCATTTCCTTCAACAGAACATCCATACCTGTCACCTTGGTTGTTGCGGAGCCCTGCTATGCATTTTCCCAGAATCAGCAGGGAATTGTTGATGTTTCCAGCTTCCTTTAGACGTTCCCCAAACGTTTGTGTCTTATTGCATCGTTCCGAACCCGCTAGGTCACACAAAGAAAGCCTGGCGGGGGgaaaaaaggtaatttataccagtcacaaaaaaaaaaaaacaaactcatgCATGTACAGTGAAAAACAAACTTACTCTGATATGCCTTGGACATCAGCGCCATCAATGCGTAAGAGCTTGATGGAAAAGATGCTGTGGctgtttacaaaacaaaatgaagtaaaaaaatttttgtccAATAATACACTTCATCGACTATGGAGATCATGAAAGATGATACACATTGCTAAAATGGTAAAaggttttaaagatttttacagaattttacCTTCTGCTGGATGACTGGTTCATTTTGGTAGCTGCAGCACTACGATTCTTGTTCCCTACACGTAAAACCTTAGCTGCCTCTTCTGCACTCTGTACATGAACCCACCTCAGATCTATAACATACACAGGAATAACACTGTTGCATGGCGCATGGCTTACATCAAATTTAAATATCGATTTACAATCCATGCTTATAATACAGTTTGGGTGTAATGGATAAGCAATAtatgaaaattaaatacatggCCACAAGGGGTAGTAGTAACACCTCAAATGCTCaaattgagtcaagtcttatgggAAGTCCCCAGGTGCTGGGACTCCCCATAACTCTGGTCCCCAGGGAGGCCACCCCcagtctattttttacttgtcatggggggatccctaatgccttatgggGGGGTTCCAGATCCCCCCAGCCCCCCTCAATTTAAGCACTGGGTGGGGGTATGGTAATCGGTGGACAAAAAGCATGTGGTCACCTCTAACATAAGAATTCCCAGCACTGTCTTCACACAAACGCAAAGCAGCACGCCTCTTTGTTCTGTTAGAGAGCGCAGGCTGCAGCAGGTCGTACACTTGCTCATTGTAGATCTCGTAGTAAGCAACCCACAGAGAGTAGACACACTGCACATCACTGATCGCTCCCTCTGCACTGTCCACTGGGAGACCATAAAAGAAACATGATGCTGCAATTCTGTCTACTTTTTTTGCCAAGCAAATTTTTATTCCAATATCACCTGTTTGATCATAAGAGACTCCAGAGAATGAGAGACTGTTGattgaagaggaggaggaactCCGACTCCTGCTGGTTCTGGAAGACTCTGAGTCCtgtatgttataaataaaatccatcctcatattTCATGCAAGTAtgcattaattttaaatgttaatattagtaGAAATCATTGTATATATAGGATTTTATCCAGCCATTGGACACAAGTGTTGCTACCTCTTTCAGCATACTGAAAAGTGCAGTCTTGGCAGCTCTCTCTAGCCGGAGCTGATCAGGATCCAGTTTCTGCACATCCGAGTTCAGGTACGGCCTCAGGTCCATATGTGAATACATCCGCCCATTGATATGGCGGAACACTGTGTCCAGAGCACGTGGCAAAATACCAGGGTCTTTTGTAGAACCTGCGTTTATACAGACACTAGTCTAGTCCTAAATATCACAATAGGTAAAAATATCCTTAACCTCCTTACATATTATGTGAACTatagtgcattcagaaagtatttacagcaattcactttttccatattttgtgatttattatattacttttCCCAAAATGGTTTAActtcattattttccttcaaagttctacaaacaataccccataatgacaaagtgacaaGTGTGCTTGAAATCTTtgtataatgaaaataaaaaacttgaaaataataaataaccacatgtacataagtattcacagcctttgctcaatactttgttgaagcacctttggcaacaattaagtctttttgagtatgattcaacaagcttggcacacctatttttgcaCGGTTTCGCCAATTCTTTTTTGCAGAACCTTTCAAGCTCCATTCATGTTGGATGGGGCGcagccattttcagatttctccagagatgttcaatcgggttaaagtctgtgaatgtccttgagttgCCCAGCCAGATCCCAGAGTCGTCCAGTAgacactcctttgttatcttggctgtgtgcttagggtcattgtcctgttggaagatgaatcCTCgtcccagtctgaggtccagagcgatCTGAAGCAGGTTTTCCCTCAACATTTACGGCAttcagcagacgcccttgtccaaagcgacgtacaaaagtgcttcgagtctctagcaattaataaatctacactggtatgctacattacaaacttaatataaaaatcagactataactcgatttttacaaagcaaacttggaaagtgcttatttaaatgtttcaggaagaagaaggtcttcaaccgtcgcttcAAGATAACCAaggactctgctgtacagacatctaaaggaagttcattccaccacctcggtgccagaacagagaaaagcgTTGAAGTATAcatacctctcattctgagagaaggtggtaccagttgtgcagtgctggaggatctcagacagcgtggtgcagtgtgaggtgtgattaGGTCTCTGAgttaagatggtgctggtccatttttggccttgtaggcaagcatcagtgtatTGAATCTGATGTGTGCAGCtaccggaagccagtgaagggagcacagcagtggggtggtgtgggaggaCTTGGGGAGATTTAACACAGgttgtgcagctgcgttttggatcatttgtagtggacgaatagcattcagagaaagacctgccagcagagagttgcagtagtccagtctcaaaatgACGAGACTGAACTAGCACCTGGGCCGACTGTGTGGATCTTGACCTGGTGATAAATCAGGCATGTCTGCACATTTCTGTGTTCATCTTTCCCctcaatcctgactagtctctcATCTCAGTATaatgccactgaaaaacatccccacagcacaatgctgccaccatcatgcttcaatGTAGGATTGGTATTGGCCAGGAGAAGAGctgtgcctggttttctccaatGTTTCCCCCAATGTTCAAACTTTGGTCTGAGAGTCagtcaggtgccttttggcaaactcaaTGCAGGCTGTCAGGTGCCTTTTACTAAagagtggcttctgtctggccacttAACCATATAGGCTTGATtagtggagtgctgcagaaatggtTGGTCTTCTGGAAAGTTCCAtggtgctcattgggaccttcaatgctgcagaaatttttctgtacccttcctcACATCTGTGTCTTGATACAATCTGGTCTCAGGGGTCTACAGACAAtcccttggacttcatggcttagTTTGTGCTCCGACATGCACAATTTACTGTaggaccttatatagacaggtgtgtgcctttccaaatcatatcCAATCAACAGAATTTACCACAGAAacctcaaggatgatcagtgaaaacaggatgcacctgagctcaattttgagtgtcatggcaaaggctgtgtgTGATCACatagatggatttttttttttttttttttaaacaaatatgcaaagattttaaacaaattttcaCAATGTCATTGTGGTGTATTGTTTGTCGAATTTTGAAGagaataatgaatttaatctattttggaataaggctttAACGTAAAATGTTGAGTAAACATGACGCACAATACTTTTTGGATGCACTGTATATCCTCTGATTAAAATCTGTGAgattaaagttaaagaaaaaacaaaaaataaaagcatacaAAAGGATCAATTATTCATTGTATGATGTCAAAATCCATTTAACTAAATTTTATAGCAgtacttttcttaaaatgttatttctgaCTTTCAAAACAAACCACCAACTTGCGTTATAGTATTTGTGCAAATCTCCAGTAAAATACTCCATGCCTTGTACAGTATGAGTCTTCCCAGCGTTGGTTACTCCATAGCTGAACACCAGTGCATTTCTGCCATGCAGAAAGTCCTGAACTTGCAATCTGATCGTGCCATCAAAGAACTCCGCTTGAGTCGACTCTGGCCCAAAAATCTACATCATAAACATAGTTTCTTAAAACTGCATAGAGAAGGCCATAAAAAGGATTTGACTTAGTTCTAAGAAAGTACCTTGGTAAAGCTGAACTTGTGCACCTGCTGCCCAATGCCTTTTTCACTGCATTTCATAGTAGCAGAGCCTTTAGGGGCATGAAGCATTGCAGTTTCTGCACTCTCGAACACTACACAACCCTGAAGGAGGAAACCCAAACAGAATATGATTTGCACATTCAGTTCCTCAAAATCTGTCCctttaaataaatgcttttgcACTATACCAATACTGAATAAGCAGCAAAAACAGGACTGTCTAAAGGGTTCCTGATGACCAAGAACCACCAGGTTAAACAACACAATCAACTACAACACAGAACACAAAATCATCAAGGCCAGCAAGCACAAACCTGGTCCTCATTGTTATTGAGCTCCTCCTTACTAAAAGGACGAACTCTGAGAAATACTCGAAGCTGCTGCTCACATCCATCAACAGACTCGTTCTGTGAACATGCAAACAAGGTCAAATTATCAGGGCTACTAGAGTCAAATGAAGGTTTAATGGCACCCTGTCTACCTGTGACGTGATGGACGAAACACCAGAAAGTTCAGGGAGCTCGATGTGATGAGGATCACAAGCTGTCGACTCCATGGCCACCAAAACAGTGCCATCGTGAGTCAGGTCAATAGTTGCTGCCATGACTGTGacgaaaaatgaataaataaataaaataagacatacattttataaaaaaaaaaaatatgttttctgcTTATCAAATACCTTTAGAAGTAACCAGTAACCAATTTTATCCCCACTTCATCTAGTGATGTCAAACTGTCTTTGTTTGAAATGGCAAGCTGGACACAACACATTCAGATTTAAAGCCAGAAGAAACCCAAGAGGAAGACAGCTTTATCCACTTTCTGTGATGAGTCAAAACCACGCCCCAAAATTCCACTTAGCCAATCATGTTAGTCATAAAAACAGCCCACCAATCAGATCTGAGCATTAATCATCTTCATGAGTATGGAGGTTGCAACTATCTGCTGAAACATTGACTGCTGAAACATTACTGCACTTCATAGACCCTTGTATGCTCATACATATAGTGAAACTACAAAAGCATAGCTACTGAAATTATAAATCCCAATATACTTTTgttaaattaataatgaatatcgATTCATTTATGCATCAGCCAACCTAACAAGTTAGAGGTCTACAGCATAAATCAGGCCTTTCTAACTATTTGGCtcattttacattcaatttaCATGATTACATACTAGACACAATAGAATAAAAATGGTCGTTTGCAGGGTAAAATTGTTTGAACTCAttacacagagagaaaaggttTGGAAATGCGTCATCTGAAACACTTTAGACAGTTGAATGttcaataaattattaaatcattaagTAATGCAAACTTGATCTTTgacaaatgttcaaaaagaaaatgttaacaTTCCATGGCCAGAGCTTCTGCTAAAACTATTCAAAACTGCAAGTGGTTCATGGGTTCTTTGACAGTTTAACCTTGAATATATGGGGATCCTGCATTTTGTAGTTCTCTCCATCTTCCAAAAACATCCATTCCAGTACTTCCTAAAGCTATCATTAAATGGAATTGTTGTCCATTATCATAGTGTATTTCAGTTTTAAGAATGTATGCATAAACAGATTTAACAATTACTGCTGCATGTGATCTCAATTATCTGCTTAATCAGCCCTCATAGTCGCAGCTGAACTCTGAGCAGGTAAACTTTTTTCAGAAAActagaaatattaaatataaagcaaGCAAAGTCTAAACTGGTGCATGGCATAATGTAGAAAGAACCAAGGACTCTGATCCTAGGTCGATCCTTTATGAATAAACAGACATTATGCTTTAACTCTTGGTGCTGCATCAGACCACAAAGACAAAACCACAATGTTTAATCCAACTTTTCTTTTATTGCACAGTCATGAAAAGGTCAATGCTGTTCATTCTGGCAACACAGAGCATCTTATGCGTCTGCGATGGTAACCTCAACTTCTACACCAGGCTCGATGCTGATGCTGGTGATCTGCTTGACAATCTCAGAGGGGCTGTGAAGGT
Protein-coding sequences here:
- the zgc:56231 gene encoding kinesin-like protein KIF20A, translated to MAATIDLTHDGTVLVAMESTACDPHHIELPELSGVSSITSQNESVDGCEQQLRVFLRVRPFSKEELNNNEDQGCVVFESAETAMLHAPKGSATMKCSEKGIGQQVHKFSFTKIFGPESTQAEFFDGTIRLQVQDFLHGRNALVFSYGVTNAGKTHTVQGSTKDPGILPRALDTVFRHINGRMYSHMDLRPYLNSDVQKLDPDQLRLERAAKTALFSMLKEDSESSRTSRSRSSSSSSINSLSFSGVSYDQTVDSAEGAISDVQCVYSLWVAYYEIYNEQVYDLLQPALSNRTKRRAALRLCEDSAGNSYVRDLRWVHVQSAEEAAKVLRVGNKNRSAAATKMNQSSSRSHSIFSIKLLRIDGADVQGISELSLCDLAGSERCNKTQTFGERLKEAGNINNSLLILGKCIAGLRNNQGDRAKNSYIPFRESKLTRLFQGVFCGRGRASMIVNINQCASTYDETLHVMKFSAVAKEVVQVIQPRSLECLAPRLLGRDGKPLLNNGVIDSQAVDDYLSEEELLDGDEEADMSILPQEELLNLVESLRAKLMTERKKNLLQEIQIRREMGDAMMQQIMEIEELHSRQMADLKESYEEKMDSTFEMYKEALKEHAYQCALERLEEEYVPLEEFTAEQDRAKELERRVNELEQKQRGTALVLQQENSTQTDLMQLNTEETDSERFKLLYKEKCAVEQVCAEKQELIVSLEKRIKELSETLQEAGESYMEKLAEVQNLQNRLNYQERETEHLQGELTERELELHGVKEDLAKLTRDPVGQSRPKRGLLVNIKESMSSPSSGNLCRTIRKSVRTTTALRKKPN